The Actinomycetota bacterium DNA segment CGGCGAGCCCGGGTCGTCGGCGCCCATGACGACGAGATGGTCGGCGCCGCCGAGGCGGCGCTCGAGATCACCGTCGTCCTGGGTGCCGAGATCGGCGACGGCGAGTGCGCCGTGTTGCAACGTGGCGCTGACGAGCACCGCGACCGCGGCGACGAACGAGCGATGTTCTTGACGCATCAGGCGGAGTTGCGGGCCCGGTCCCAGGCCGATAGGGGCAGGGAGCAGTAGTAGCCGAGGTTCGGCTGGCCAGACTCGACCGGGGGGAGCTGCGATGCGCCCCGGAAGCGGGTGCCGGTCTGGAGCAGCGCTGCTCCGGCAGCGGCGGCCTGTTCGAGGGTGTCGATGGAGCCGGCGGGTGGGAGGGGGAAGGTGCCGGGTTCGACCACGTGCAGGAAGGTGAACATGCCCAGGTCGGAGTGGCGTTGGACGTGGCAGTGGATCATCCAGTCGCCGTTGCCGACCGAGGCGCCGGCGACGATCTGGAACCCGAAGCTGGCCGAGGGCCCCAGCGGGATGACGTCGAGCAGCTGGGTGTGCTCGTCGGTGGGCACCAGCACGCCGTTGCGGTTGTCGACCCAGGTGTGGCCGTGGAGGTGGAAGGTGTGGAAGTCGTCGCCGATGCCGAAGATGACGAACTCGACCCGCTCGCCGCGGTAGGCGGCCAGGCAGGTGTCGGAGGGCACCGGGTTGTCGGGGTCGCAGGTGTCGCTGTGGGGGTAGGCGCGCAGGTTGAGACTGGCGTTGTTGCCCATCGCCAGCGCGAAGGTGCGGTCGGGCAGCGGATCGCCGGGGCGGCGCACCACCAGCGCCCCGAACAGTCCCGACGCGAGCCCGCCGGTGCCGTGGTCGGTGCCGGCGACGTGGTCGTGGTACCACCAGT contains these protein-coding regions:
- a CDS encoding multicopper oxidase domain-containing protein, which translates into the protein MHALPTLAPALRRRAIAVLAVVAALTVPIWPGSTASLTPADAAQVAPEPTTTGIGPAVMAGLTAADLPVGCVEPNRHLSLYAVELPRVEGEIRLGYGVTPESASYPGPTIEMIEGECLAITVTNQVSAATLAELRDDPEVGMIDPDPANPLPLGVSLHVHGVKYTTSSDGTMHTGSWVPPGQSRTYVWYAEPRAIAADGRVISHGTAGYWWYHDHVAGTDHGTGGLASGLFGALVVRRPGDPLPDRTFALAMGNNASLNLRAYPHSDTCDPDNPVPSDTCLAAYRGERVEFVIFGIGDDFHTFHLHGHTWVDNRNGVLVPTDEHTQLLDVIPLGPSASFGFQIVAGASVGNGDWMIHCHVQRHSDLGMFTFLHVVEPGTFPLPPAGSIDTLEQAAAAGAALLQTGTRFRGASQLPPVESGQPNLGYYCSLPLSAWDRARNSA